In the genome of Verrucomicrobiota bacterium, one region contains:
- a CDS encoding DUF4838 domain-containing protein: MAKSGVRISSRQIVACALLLCGATVSSANADEIEIVRDGRSLAVIVLKPGAHAMEQEAADDLRWAVQEATGVALELVPEAPPAGERAPIRIGSKVSLLSGTPYDAGDVRSGGGGIEILGATPAGVANAVATILLEDFGVRMYYPEAQFTIVPKSKSLRIRTRTVAPQFAYRLWSGLVGRDAAAYVRRNRLTDARIPIRHHGFGHNLASIISVAKHGQEHPEYFALRSGVRQVRGSHSGDTPQPCFTNPDVVRLSIEAARRYFDENPSLDTFSLCVNDNSRYCECDTCAALDKPYRNLPVGRQYSESYFGYVAKVAEAVAQSHPGRYLGVFAYWNVEQPPRNRTRLPDNVLVALTLDILQHYDPAYLDKDRALIRAWNGSTKNLHTYVYYGLGWYTPRTSPHLAAEDLRFAARNGVRAIYCESFPLWAWCGPMHYVAARLQWDASTDVDRVLDEFHRDCFGDVAAPMRAFHDACERYWTRPRKGKWFEGLDRLTPEEFMADTAILREARGHLEKALAETQDARVRSRIVWLKKGFDFTTAVADAFEAKKTAADSPDGLKRLVSTADAVETAYEWLVTEPAYVHSYYERGSRFDGKCWGWFKVPLRVAAEARWTELHHSLPAAEADAKWKAVASESGLTRWLESRRWEFNFDSSGQ, translated from the coding sequence ATGGCGAAGTCCGGGGTGCGTATCTCGTCGCGTCAGATTGTTGCGTGTGCGCTGCTCCTGTGCGGCGCGACTGTGTCGTCCGCCAACGCGGACGAGATCGAGATCGTCCGCGACGGACGCTCGCTCGCGGTCATCGTCCTGAAGCCCGGCGCACACGCCATGGAGCAGGAGGCGGCCGACGACCTCCGATGGGCGGTGCAAGAGGCGACCGGCGTGGCACTCGAGCTCGTGCCCGAAGCGCCGCCCGCCGGCGAACGCGCGCCAATCCGAATCGGATCAAAAGTGAGCCTTCTATCGGGCACACCGTATGACGCTGGTGACGTGCGCTCCGGCGGAGGTGGGATCGAGATCTTGGGGGCGACACCTGCCGGGGTGGCTAACGCTGTCGCGACGATCCTCCTGGAGGACTTCGGCGTCCGCATGTACTACCCCGAGGCGCAATTCACGATCGTGCCGAAGTCGAAGAGCCTGCGGATTCGGACACGAACCGTTGCCCCGCAATTCGCCTACCGGCTTTGGTCCGGCCTCGTCGGGCGCGACGCAGCCGCCTATGTCCGGCGAAATCGGCTCACCGACGCCCGAATTCCAATCCGCCACCACGGTTTCGGCCACAACCTCGCCTCGATCATCTCGGTCGCCAAGCACGGCCAGGAGCACCCCGAGTATTTCGCTCTCCGGAGCGGCGTTCGGCAGGTTCGCGGCAGCCACTCCGGCGACACTCCGCAGCCCTGCTTTACCAACCCTGACGTCGTCCGGTTGAGCATTGAGGCCGCACGCCGCTACTTCGACGAGAACCCGTCGTTGGACACGTTTTCGCTTTGCGTCAATGACAACTCGCGGTATTGCGAGTGCGACACGTGTGCCGCTCTGGACAAGCCCTACCGCAACTTGCCCGTCGGGCGGCAGTACTCCGAAAGCTACTTTGGCTATGTCGCGAAGGTCGCCGAGGCCGTCGCGCAGTCGCACCCCGGCCGCTACCTCGGCGTCTTTGCCTACTGGAACGTCGAGCAACCGCCGCGCAACCGCACGCGCCTGCCGGACAATGTGCTGGTCGCCCTGACACTCGACATCCTGCAACACTACGACCCGGCCTACCTCGACAAGGATCGCGCGCTGATCCGCGCCTGGAACGGCTCCACGAAGAACTTGCACACGTACGTTTACTATGGTCTCGGTTGGTACACGCCGCGGACGTCGCCGCACCTGGCCGCCGAGGATTTACGGTTCGCCGCCCGGAACGGCGTGCGGGCGATCTACTGTGAGTCGTTTCCGCTCTGGGCCTGGTGCGGGCCGATGCACTATGTGGCCGCGCGGCTTCAATGGGATGCCAGCACCGATGTTGATCGCGTCCTCGACGAGTTCCACCGCGACTGCTTCGGCGACGTGGCCGCCCCCATGCGGGCGTTTCACGACGCGTGCGAGCGCTACTGGACACGGCCCCGGAAGGGCAAGTGGTTCGAGGGCCTGGACCGCCTCACACCGGAGGAGTTCATGGCGGACACGGCGATCCTCCGCGAGGCGCGCGGCCACTTGGAGAAGGCGCTGGCCGAGACGCAGGACGCGCGTGTGCGCAGCCGCATCGTCTGGCTGAAGAAAGGCTTCGACTTCACGACGGCGGTTGCCGATGCGTTCGAGGCGAAGAAGACCGCGGCGGATTCCCCCGACGGCTTGAAGCGGCTGGTCTCAACTGCGGACGCGGTCGAGACTGCTTACGAATGGCTCGTGACTGAGCCGGCGTATGTTCACTCCTATTACGAGCGAGGATCGCGGTTCGACGGCAAGTGCTGGGGGTGGTTCAAAGTTCCGCTCCGAGTGGCAGCCGAGGCGCGTTGGACAGAACTGCACCACTCGCTTCCGGCTGCGGAAGCAGACGCCAAATGGAAGGCGGTTGCCAGCGAGTCCGGCCTGACCCGTTGGCTGGAGAGCCGCCGGTGGGAGTTTAACTTCGATTCCTCGGGACAATAG
- a CDS encoding DUF262 domain-containing protein, with protein sequence MKADSLKVSRVFSGGGDIHYVLPHFQREYVWGKEEWQTLLDDCFAIYDEYQDANPPEHFMGSLVVIEDGLRNGTIPALKLVDGQQRLITISLMLSSLQRIVQGANPGLANKISKMLLNPDETGDLRYKVLPTTKCEDRQCFVAVLEMKEDEIVNARSNIPKAFIYLHTKIKLEVEGENIEPERFFSVLVNCLQVVFINLLNDEKPYKIFESLNAKGKALTQPDLIRNYIAMKVSSTDQEELFTKHWTPIESLLDEKRSVGRLGEMTSFLRNYLAMHTRVLCDVRHVYARFRDRMETTHSSRTAFSAEMENLRKFARHYDGILRPKPDSGIAEQLVRLNKMDSSSAYPLLLALLDAHESKELKEHELAAALEALENYMVRRFLTGEPSNYLNKMFPTLWKEVDRVRFVDSFREILVNRNYPDDDRIRSVAMTEELYGSPVTNRKTALVLGLINRHLSSGSGGFTQLDGSPTIEHILPRSPDDWWQKELGQELDSMQRGLLHTLGNLTLVTQEWNSSLSNGAFPTKKEKLASHALRLNADYFSAEIPKWNESAIKDRAKYLTDRILEIWPALGQPPAYQPGVRPTALTLCGTSFEVKTWGEVAYETVKFVSEKTTQFPSISRRFQAHLSSKEFPRRSRQLPNGWWVNTNLSADNIRNFCRNVMVAAGFSESDWKAK encoded by the coding sequence ATGAAAGCTGACAGCCTCAAAGTCTCCAGAGTTTTCAGTGGTGGCGGAGACATCCACTACGTTCTTCCTCACTTTCAGCGCGAGTACGTATGGGGCAAAGAAGAGTGGCAGACTTTGCTCGACGACTGTTTCGCAATTTACGACGAATACCAAGACGCCAACCCGCCGGAGCACTTCATGGGATCGCTGGTCGTAATTGAGGACGGGCTACGAAATGGGACGATCCCCGCACTCAAACTTGTAGATGGCCAGCAACGGCTGATCACGATCTCCCTGATGCTTTCGTCGTTGCAGCGGATAGTGCAGGGGGCGAATCCAGGACTCGCCAACAAAATCTCGAAAATGCTGTTGAATCCAGACGAGACAGGAGACCTGAGATACAAAGTACTCCCAACGACGAAATGCGAAGACCGGCAGTGCTTTGTCGCCGTCTTGGAAATGAAAGAGGATGAGATAGTAAACGCGCGGTCAAATATTCCAAAGGCTTTCATCTATCTTCACACCAAAATCAAATTGGAAGTCGAGGGTGAAAATATCGAACCGGAGCGATTTTTCAGCGTTCTTGTTAACTGTCTCCAAGTGGTGTTCATCAATCTCTTGAACGACGAAAAACCGTACAAAATATTTGAGAGCCTCAACGCGAAGGGCAAGGCGCTCACACAGCCTGACCTGATTCGGAATTACATCGCGATGAAGGTTTCCTCAACTGACCAAGAGGAGCTGTTCACGAAACACTGGACTCCGATCGAGTCGCTTCTCGACGAAAAAAGAAGCGTGGGACGTCTGGGCGAAATGACTTCGTTTCTGCGGAATTACCTCGCAATGCACACACGCGTGCTCTGCGATGTCCGCCACGTGTATGCGCGCTTCCGAGATCGAATGGAAACCACACATTCAAGTCGGACGGCTTTTTCCGCCGAAATGGAGAATCTGAGAAAATTCGCCCGGCATTACGATGGCATCTTAAGACCAAAGCCAGACTCAGGAATCGCTGAACAGCTTGTGCGACTGAACAAGATGGATAGTTCCTCGGCTTATCCGCTGCTGCTGGCCCTCCTAGATGCACACGAATCCAAAGAACTCAAGGAGCACGAACTCGCAGCGGCGCTCGAAGCGCTCGAGAATTACATGGTTCGGCGGTTCTTGACCGGAGAGCCCAGCAACTACCTCAATAAGATGTTCCCAACACTTTGGAAGGAAGTTGACCGTGTTCGCTTTGTTGATTCATTTCGGGAAATATTGGTCAACAGGAATTATCCTGATGATGACCGCATTCGCAGCGTCGCGATGACAGAGGAGCTGTACGGGAGCCCGGTTACCAACAGAAAAACTGCTCTGGTTTTGGGTTTAATTAACCGCCACCTTTCCTCGGGGTCTGGCGGGTTTACTCAACTTGACGGCTCGCCAACCATCGAACACATCCTGCCGCGCTCGCCCGATGACTGGTGGCAAAAGGAACTCGGACAAGAACTTGATTCAATGCAGCGGGGCCTTCTGCACACGCTCGGGAATTTGACTCTCGTTACGCAAGAGTGGAACTCGTCACTTTCAAATGGCGCATTTCCGACAAAGAAGGAAAAACTCGCTTCACACGCTCTCAGATTGAACGCGGATTATTTTTCCGCGGAAATACCCAAGTGGAACGAATCCGCAATCAAGGACAGGGCAAAGTATTTGACGGACAGAATTCTTGAAATCTGGCCTGCCCTTGGACAACCACCCGCATACCAACCAGGTGTGCGGCCAACGGCTCTAACCCTCTGCGGCACGTCCTTCGAAGTCAAAACCTGGGGTGAAGTTGCATATGAAACAGTGAAGTTTGTTTCTGAGAAAACGACCCAGTTTCCATCCATCAGCCGGCGCTTTCAGGCCCACCTTTCTTCAAAGGAATTCCCCCGCCGTTCAAGGCAGCTGCCAAACGGCTGGTGGGTGAACACGAACCTCTCCGCCGACAATATTCGCAACTTCTGCCGAAATGTCATGGTCGCGGCTGGCTTCAGTGAATCGGATTGGAAAGCCAAGTAA
- a CDS encoding family 10 glycosylhydrolase — translation MPTRRTFLIQMAATSAALTTGVAATSRSPRPANAVGERRRRLIASIDCTKDFPPEKFFANGLTRVVETSAGRYREAGDKNSARFGYRFAIEHIGRPHVAVIRYPDDKRRYMCIMDGTCYDLSTGVFTGWAQPISGRMLELRQVFWPRWKDCSISFLTWGEGEPAAVAGIEIYELDELSPLRVPGDPGDGSRRELGIQYEDPCGTGASEGAMNRSEWIEHLVSYARHSGQNLLVYPLAWYHGPQFPSAREPADGFDVIVGADRKQYIRWTTQPADWYAQLLERFGREGLAFQGSLTLLRLGSLLKKMNVDLDAIKSGADTFNNMLWNNQVQASPQDWTLEYNVRNFSSKIAGTLKSTGWAYGEKPGGPYHAGPMFNPLHPTVQEAVIGLAKEIAERYARFPAFKGISFNFWHATILWYASLHSGYDDYTVALFQKETGIAVHVDAKSPERFAKRYEFLNFYCQPAWIEWRCQKIRDLIRRIRDVVVAARPDLRVTLTLWDETTIPQLRGFASAATQLHARPSTAEIYREGGLDFRLYENEPGIELDLGCGNPRDRGGHPPHSADGINTPIESGCMYRDHDFLDAETLGAISAQARPGAFIFNCWVESWGEHKWFAADPDDAQAKALAVMDGKPAEGIFRINSLYPPDGFWWDSQLRITPAFPGGVHFLEPYAHAVAELDALRVTRGGLFLDKAHSEELRRFAAAYRALPRKKFETVGGTTDPVAVRTLVQDGKRYFYLVNRDYYPVHVEISFDRSPGKLQDLATGENLHAPRHWEITLAPYELRSFAVAHDVCITGFTPKPPPAIAAALLADARQALRDLDGARTAGRVIPGLDEMRREIEHATAVQRLAWLRRALTSYIVRKCRETTAGKN, via the coding sequence ATGCCGACACGACGAACGTTCTTGATTCAAATGGCGGCCACCAGCGCCGCGCTCACGACGGGCGTTGCCGCCACGTCCAGGTCGCCGCGTCCGGCAAACGCCGTGGGCGAACGCCGCCGCCGGCTGATCGCGAGCATTGACTGCACGAAAGATTTCCCGCCGGAAAAGTTCTTCGCCAACGGCCTGACGCGAGTCGTCGAGACTTCCGCCGGACGTTATCGCGAGGCGGGCGACAAGAACTCCGCGCGTTTCGGCTATCGGTTTGCCATCGAACACATCGGCCGACCGCACGTCGCCGTGATTCGCTATCCCGACGACAAGCGCCGCTACATGTGCATCATGGATGGCACGTGCTACGATCTTTCGACCGGCGTCTTCACCGGCTGGGCGCAGCCGATCAGCGGGCGGATGTTGGAACTGCGCCAGGTCTTTTGGCCGCGCTGGAAGGATTGCAGCATCTCGTTTCTGACCTGGGGCGAGGGCGAACCCGCCGCCGTCGCGGGCATCGAGATTTACGAGCTGGACGAACTGTCGCCGCTACGCGTGCCCGGCGATCCGGGCGATGGCTCGCGTCGTGAGCTGGGCATTCAATACGAAGACCCGTGCGGCACGGGCGCGAGCGAAGGCGCGATGAACCGGTCCGAGTGGATCGAGCATCTCGTCAGCTACGCGCGGCACTCCGGCCAAAACCTGCTCGTCTATCCGCTCGCCTGGTATCACGGGCCGCAATTTCCCTCCGCTCGCGAGCCGGCCGATGGCTTCGATGTGATCGTCGGCGCCGACCGCAAACAATACATCCGCTGGACCACGCAACCGGCGGACTGGTATGCGCAACTGCTGGAGCGCTTCGGTCGGGAAGGCCTGGCCTTCCAGGGTTCACTCACGCTGCTGCGACTGGGCAGTCTCTTGAAAAAGATGAACGTGGACCTCGACGCGATCAAATCCGGCGCGGACACGTTCAACAACATGCTTTGGAACAATCAGGTCCAGGCCAGTCCACAAGACTGGACGCTGGAATACAACGTGCGGAACTTTTCGTCGAAGATCGCGGGCACGCTCAAGTCCACCGGCTGGGCTTACGGCGAGAAGCCCGGCGGCCCTTATCACGCGGGGCCAATGTTCAATCCGCTGCACCCCACGGTGCAGGAGGCGGTCATCGGGCTGGCGAAGGAAATCGCCGAACGCTACGCGCGCTTTCCCGCGTTCAAAGGCATCTCGTTCAACTTCTGGCACGCCACCATCCTGTGGTACGCCTCACTCCACTCCGGTTACGACGATTACACGGTGGCCCTTTTCCAAAAGGAAACCGGTATCGCCGTGCATGTGGACGCGAAATCGCCGGAGCGATTCGCCAAACGCTATGAGTTCCTCAACTTTTACTGTCAGCCTGCCTGGATCGAGTGGCGCTGCCAGAAAATCCGCGACCTGATCCGCCGCATCCGCGACGTGGTGGTGGCCGCGCGTCCGGACCTGCGCGTGACGCTCACCTTGTGGGACGAGACGACGATTCCGCAGTTGCGCGGCTTTGCGAGCGCGGCGACCCAACTCCACGCCCGGCCGAGCACGGCGGAGATTTATCGCGAGGGCGGCCTGGACTTCCGGCTCTACGAAAACGAACCGGGCATCGAGCTGGACCTGGGTTGCGGGAACCCACGCGACCGCGGCGGCCATCCGCCCCACTCGGCAGACGGGATCAACACGCCCATCGAGTCCGGTTGCATGTATCGCGACCACGATTTTCTGGACGCGGAGACGCTGGGCGCGATCTCAGCGCAGGCGCGGCCCGGCGCGTTCATCTTCAACTGCTGGGTCGAATCGTGGGGCGAGCACAAGTGGTTCGCCGCCGACCCGGACGACGCGCAGGCGAAGGCACTGGCGGTCATGGACGGCAAACCCGCCGAGGGCATTTTCCGCATCAACTCGCTCTATCCGCCGGACGGCTTCTGGTGGGATTCGCAGTTGCGCATCACGCCCGCGTTTCCCGGCGGCGTGCATTTCCTCGAACCCTACGCCCACGCCGTCGCCGAACTCGACGCCCTGCGCGTCACGCGCGGCGGCCTGTTCCTCGACAAGGCGCACAGCGAGGAACTCCGGCGCTTCGCCGCCGCCTATCGCGCGCTGCCACGGAAGAAATTTGAAACCGTCGGCGGCACGACTGATCCCGTCGCGGTCCGCACGCTGGTCCAGGATGGCAAACGCTACTTCTACCTGGTCAATCGCGATTACTATCCGGTGCACGTGGAAATCTCCTTCGACCGCTCGCCCGGGAAGTTGCAGGACCTGGCCACGGGCGAAAACTTGCACGCCCCGCGCCACTGGGAAATCACGCTGGCCCCGTATGAACTGCGTTCGTTCGCGGTCGCCCACGACGTTTGCATCACGGGGTTCACGCCGAAACCGCCGCCGGCCATTGCCGCCGCCCTGTTGGCGGACGCCCGCCAAGCCTTGCGCGACCTGGACGGCGCGCGCACCGCGGGCCGAGTCATTCCCGGCCTCGACGAGATGCGCCGCGAAATCGAGCACGCGACCGCCGTGCAGCGTCTGGCGTGGTTGCGCCGGGCGCTGACCAGCTACATCGTCCGCAAGTGCCGCGAAACCACGGCCGGAAAGAATTGA
- a CDS encoding sigma-70 family RNA polymerase sigma factor, producing MNRLTDQQLLRDYAGRRSEAAFAELVRRHIDLVYSAALRLVRDAPLAEDVTQGVFVALAQKARQLTDHPVLTGWLHRTAQNLATKVVRSEVRRCAREQEAATMNELLSAEPDAVWEHIAPHLDAALGELVEADRDALLLRFFKNQEFRTIGLSLGVSDDTAQKRVSRALERLRGLFAKRGVTLTGAAIAGAVSANAVQAAPVGLVASISTAAVLAGTVSATTVATISTMNWINAKAVAAIVSAAVLAGTGTYFVQQSQTNNLRADNQRLVAQKQTLTTDLEAAVAAAQANKDELERLQKNTTELLRLRNEVGQLRRQRDAEKQRVSQQSASTPNAAQPEGNVGAYISKEQLAFVGYATPEAALQSVTWVAINGTFEAAQASASPTSPEDLGDPKKQREDFEHDKKTKWASLKGMQIVAKKVLADDKAELKVRLDVDSLQDGRGGTPLFIVQPMVKVGSEWKAGSSGLKYQEDWERDGQIQTYGP from the coding sequence GTGAACAGGCTGACCGACCAACAACTATTGCGCGATTACGCCGGGCGCCGGTCGGAGGCGGCGTTTGCGGAACTCGTGCGGCGGCATATTGACCTCGTCTATTCCGCCGCGTTGCGCTTGGTTCGCGACGCGCCCCTGGCCGAGGACGTCACCCAAGGCGTGTTCGTGGCGCTGGCGCAGAAAGCCCGGCAACTCACGGATCATCCGGTCTTGACCGGCTGGCTGCATCGCACCGCACAAAACCTCGCGACCAAGGTTGTCCGCAGCGAGGTGCGCCGTTGCGCCCGCGAACAGGAGGCCGCCACCATGAACGAGTTGCTTTCCGCCGAACCCGATGCCGTCTGGGAACACATCGCCCCACACCTTGATGCCGCCCTGGGCGAGTTGGTCGAAGCCGACCGCGACGCGCTGTTGCTGCGCTTCTTCAAGAATCAGGAGTTCCGCACAATTGGCCTGTCTCTCGGTGTGAGTGACGATACCGCGCAGAAACGGGTCAGTCGCGCGCTGGAACGGCTGCGCGGCCTCTTCGCCAAACGCGGCGTGACGCTGACGGGCGCGGCCATCGCGGGCGCGGTTTCCGCCAACGCCGTCCAAGCCGCGCCGGTTGGACTTGTTGCCTCGATTTCAACCGCCGCCGTTCTTGCGGGCACGGTTTCTGCCACAACTGTTGCAACCATCTCCACCATGAACTGGATCAATGCCAAAGCCGTCGCCGCCATTGTCAGCGCGGCGGTCCTCGCCGGAACTGGGACATATTTTGTTCAGCAATCACAAACCAACAACCTGCGCGCTGACAACCAAAGACTGGTTGCGCAGAAGCAAACATTGACGACCGATCTCGAAGCAGCCGTGGCGGCGGCACAAGCCAACAAGGACGAACTCGAACGTTTGCAGAAAAACACCACCGAACTATTACGTTTGCGAAACGAGGTCGGTCAGTTGCGCCGCCAGCGTGACGCCGAGAAGCAGCGTGTCAGCCAGCAATCCGCGAGTACACCGAACGCTGCCCAACCCGAAGGCAATGTCGGCGCTTATATTTCAAAAGAGCAATTGGCTTTTGTAGGTTACGCCACGCCGGAAGCTGCCCTTCAGTCAGTGACTTGGGTTGCGATTAACGGCACGTTTGAAGCAGCCCAAGCGTCCGCCAGTCCAACCAGTCCAGAAGACTTAGGGGATCCAAAGAAACAACGCGAAGACTTTGAACATGACAAGAAAACGAAGTGGGCCTCTCTCAAGGGGATGCAAATCGTGGCAAAGAAAGTGTTGGCCGATGACAAGGCGGAACTGAAGGTGAGGCTGGATGTCGATTCCCTGCAGGACGGCCGGGGCGGAACGCCGCTATTTATTGTCCAGCCCATGGTCAAAGTTGGAAGCGAATGGAAAGCAGGCTCCTCCGGCCTGAAATACCAGGAGGACTGGGAACGCGATGGCCAGATTCAGACCTACGGACCGTGA
- a CDS encoding sigma-70 family RNA polymerase sigma factor: MTDSQQLLADYRQHGSDAAFRELVNRFVGLVYSTALRLVGGDTHQAEDVTQTVFVDLARAARTLPTDVRLGGWLHRHTCFVAANTLRGERRRQARERQAVEMNTLQNHSEADFSQVAPLLDEAINELGEADRTAILLRFFEQQDFRAVGQALGSNEDAARMRVTRALEKLEEFLKRRGVTTSAASLGVVLTANAIHAAPAGLAVTISTAAALAGTTLAATATATAIKTIAMTTLQKTIIGTALTVALVIYETHRVSRLREQIQTLQQQQAPLAEQIQQLQRERDEARNQLASIRGEKERLPENTAELMRLRGMAGVARRAIGEAEQLRSQLAQQASEATNNPVSGAMADAMKQRAEQQMEGRLSRMAASLHLTPEQTQAVREILMRQTQAMVAGMQQGVSGKFNKEELARLAKETGNTEELIKGLLTPDQQASYPAYQREEAAHNASLVANQELLQMQSTLGLTAEQLDRVYAALYEANYNQFIGSTRPPSTNPQAPGDPVAAEAESMQWAMDQKAKALEPLLTETQLKNYRQQQALQAKVVKDIMNKMQGAGGPK, encoded by the coding sequence ATGACGGACAGCCAACAGTTGCTTGCCGACTACCGCCAGCACGGCTCGGACGCGGCCTTCCGCGAACTGGTCAACCGCTTCGTGGGGTTGGTTTATTCGACGGCCCTCCGGTTGGTCGGCGGCGACACGCATCAGGCGGAGGACGTGACGCAAACCGTCTTTGTGGACCTGGCCCGCGCGGCGCGGACGCTGCCCACCGACGTGCGGCTGGGCGGCTGGCTGCACCGGCACACGTGCTTTGTGGCCGCCAACACCTTGCGCGGCGAACGCCGTCGCCAAGCCCGCGAAAGGCAGGCCGTGGAAATGAATACGCTGCAAAACCACTCCGAGGCGGACTTCTCCCAGGTCGCGCCGCTGCTCGACGAAGCCATCAATGAACTGGGGGAAGCGGATCGCACCGCCATCCTGCTCCGATTTTTTGAGCAGCAGGATTTTCGCGCGGTCGGTCAGGCGCTGGGCAGCAACGAAGACGCCGCGCGCATGAGAGTGACGCGCGCCTTGGAGAAACTGGAGGAATTCCTGAAGCGCCGGGGTGTGACGACGAGCGCCGCCAGCCTCGGCGTGGTGCTCACGGCCAACGCCATCCACGCGGCGCCGGCCGGATTGGCCGTCACGATTTCAACCGCCGCCGCCCTTGCCGGAACAACCCTCGCCGCCACCGCAACTGCAACCGCCATCAAAACCATCGCTATGACTACACTGCAAAAGACCATCATTGGAACCGCCCTGACCGTCGCCCTTGTAATATACGAAACGCATCGGGTCTCACGTTTGCGCGAGCAAATCCAGACGCTTCAGCAACAGCAAGCGCCATTGGCCGAACAAATCCAGCAGTTGCAACGCGAGCGCGACGAAGCCAGGAACCAACTCGCCTCGATTCGAGGAGAAAAGGAACGATTGCCCGAGAATACCGCCGAATTGATGCGGCTACGCGGCATGGCCGGGGTGGCCCGGCGGGCAATTGGAGAGGCAGAGCAATTACGATCCCAACTTGCACAACAGGCCAGCGAGGCCACCAACAACCCGGTCAGCGGCGCGATGGCTGACGCCATGAAACAGAGGGCGGAGCAACAGATGGAAGGCCGCTTGTCGCGAATGGCTGCCAGCCTGCATCTGACTCCAGAGCAAACCCAAGCAGTTCGTGAAATCCTGATGCGACAAACGCAGGCAATGGTGGCGGGGATGCAGCAGGGCGTTTCCGGAAAATTTAACAAGGAAGAGCTGGCCAGATTGGCCAAGGAAACAGGCAATACGGAGGAGCTAATCAAGGGGCTGTTGACGCCCGACCAGCAAGCGTCTTATCCCGCCTACCAACGGGAAGAAGCCGCACACAATGCAAGTCTGGTGGCGAACCAAGAACTGCTGCAAATGCAGTCCACCCTCGGCTTGACCGCGGAACAATTGGACCGGGTTTATGCCGCGTTATATGAGGCGAACTACAACCAATTCATCGGCAGCACAAGGCCACCCTCGACCAATCCACAAGCCCCCGGCGACCCCGTAGCGGCAGAGGCTGAATCCATGCAGTGGGCTATGGACCAGAAAGCCAAGGCACTGGAGCCTCTCTTGACAGAAACCCAGTTAAAAAACTACCGCCAGCAGCAAGCTCTTCAGGCCAAAGTTGTGAAGGACATCATGAACAAGATGCAAGGCGCTGGCGGCCCGAAGTAA